A stretch of Hippoglossus hippoglossus isolate fHipHip1 chromosome 20, fHipHip1.pri, whole genome shotgun sequence DNA encodes these proteins:
- the LOC117753567 gene encoding acetylcholine receptor subunit delta-like isoform X2, which yields MKLQLAALSTVFLLTLLSSECWGRNEEERLIHYLFQERGYNKELRPTERQQDAVDVYLALTLSNLISLKEVDETLLTNVWIDHTWTDYRLSWNSTEFDGIEMLRLPPSMVWLPEIVLENNNDAQFQVAYYSNVLVDLTGLCYWLPPAIFRSSCSINVNYFPFDWQNCTLKFTSLTYNAKEIRMLLKEEADETSKWTVEWIIIDPASFTENGEWEINHRPAKRNTYKHIPMESNKHQDITFYLVIKRKPLFYIVNIIIPCVLISFLASLVYYLPADSGEKMTLSISVLLAQSVFLLLISQRLPETSMSVPLIVKYLMFIMVLVTVVVLNCVVVLNLHFRTPSTHVMSDWTKKFFLERLPRILRMSHPSDEEPHWDRALPRRSSSVGYIAAAEEYYSFKSRSELMFEKQSVRHGLTTRTTHAAGSREGHSVKFTLQTTGPSD from the exons ATGAAGCTTCAGCTTGCAGCACTCAGCACCGTGTTCCTCCTCACGCTGCTCTCATCTG agtgctGGGGCAGGAACGAGGAGGAGCGTCTGATTCACTACCTGTTTCAGGAGCGAGGATACAACAAAGAGCTGCGTCCCACGGAGAGGCAGCAGGACGCCGTCGACGTGTACCTCGCCCTCACGCTCTCCAACCTCATCTCTCTG AAAGAAGTAGATGAGACCCTGCTGACAAACGTATGGATCGATCAT ACGTGGACCGACTACCGGCTGTCGTGGAACTCCACAGAGTTCGATGGTATTGAGATGCTCCGCCTGCCGCCCAGCATGGTGTGGCTGCCAGAGATTGTGCTGGAAAACAA TAACGATGCCCAGTTCCAGGTGGCCTACTACAGCAACGTGCTGGTCGATCTCACCGGGCTCTGCTACTGGCTGCCTCCCGCCATCTTccgctcctcctgctccatcaaCGTCAACTACTTCCCCTTCGACTGGCAGAACTGCACGCTCAAATTCAC TTCTCTGACCTACAACGCCAAAGAGATCCGGATGCTGCTGAAAGAAGAGGCGGACGAAACCAGCAAGTGGACGGTGGAGTGGATCATCATCGACCCGGCCAGCTTCACAG AAAACGGCGAGTGGGAGATCAACCACCGACCGGCCAAGAGGAACACGTACAAACACATTCCCATGGAGAGCAACAAGCACCAGGACATCACCTTCTACCTGGTCATCAAACGCAAACCTCTCTTCTACATCGTCAACATCATCATCCCCTGTGTGCTCATCTCCTTCCTGGCCTCGCTCGTCTACTACCTGCCCGCTGACA gtggtgaGAAGATGACCTTGTCCATCTCTGTGCTCTTGgctcagtctgtgtttctgctgctgatttCTCAAAGACTCCCGGAGACTTCCATGTCTGTGCCACTTATTGTCAA gtatTTGATGTTCATCATGGTGCTGGTTACAGTGGTGGTGCTGAACTGTGTGGTCGTCCTCAACCTGCACTTCAGGACCCCGAGCACACACGTCATGTCTGACTGGACCAAGAAG TTCTTCCTGGAGCGCCTGCCCCGGATCCTGCGTATGTCCCACCCTTCGGACGAGGAGCCCCACTGGGATCGAGCGCTGCCCCGGCGGTCCAGCTCGGTGGGGTACATCGCCGCGGCGGAGGAGTACTACAGCTTCAAGTCCCGCAGCGAGCTGATGTTCGAGAAGCAGTCAGTGAGACACGGACTGACCACACGGACCACACACGCTGCAGGTTCGAGAGAAGGTCACTCAGTCA agt
- the LOC117753549 gene encoding protein CIP2A homolog isoform X1, whose translation MDLTTCLKSLLLAIQQYRGSRTTHNTAQLHKQVEEVSGLRCDQLLSSGQVLPSECVSGLVELAGNPNTNPSLTSSIISLLAQLACDDDSREMLHSSYNLTSTLASVIHCHSVTPADPLVLQCLQVLQKLTYSTRTFQSTNYIHELIAFLMTNIQSHNDDIIMPCLGLMANLCRDNHSVQSHIKSLDNVKPFYRTLINFLAHNSLTVVVFTLSILSSLTLNEKVGEKLFDAKNIHQTFQLVFNIIVNGDGTLTRKYSVDLLVDLLKNCKIAEFLTRYQHFSACLSQVLGLLQSKDPDSAAKVLELLLAMCSVSGLRSLLCDVVFKPAAAKLRAPGRRQGPGLDNGGRKEQSGLALVQWLSSPVEGAESCSLQALHLLHELLKESLGADSIPDRVVSFIEMLLPVLLGLLRGLDPAKGDAHLRKHCHRITHVNSLLLLLCTDDSTRSIVSRQVSAQLCLSQAESLLSCCHGNNPLTCLPPGSDNDLSQVCAEALLKTLELMSKLRQQVKDMETSFYRMLQDQRIATPLSLALTSHHRQRVQTGLSLLFEATPLPDFPSLVLGESIAANNAYRPRDCELSVKRVAVQEVPPPRVNTSVLDSSSGTSRGVHSLVEKMQNGLGVKTLQEPVKDSHVSEIIDVYAQKISAFASQESRLQDLLEAKALALSQADRLLAQFRFQRAQAEAEALKLGSLLKEAERRREDLQSELSNQVLEVKRSKADMEELLQHNARLQQDTEEHQGLKGGYNALLNRFNESERLLREQQVAHVALTKQSDALRKNHEALQLQHEKMASELEERGEQVRSLRSDLQQKNSDITGLRGELRAEEEKVKEKDQERRDLEDTVDVLRKELNKTEQARKDASIKASSLELQKSQLETKLKQKEDELNKHSAMISMIHSLSSGKMKSDVNLSL comes from the exons ATGGACCTGACGACGTGTttgaagtccctgctgctggCCATCCAGCAGTACAGAGGCAGCAGGACGACACACAACACAGCGCAGCTACACAAACAAGTGGAG gaggtTTCAGGACTGAGATGTGACCAGCTGCTGTCCTCAGGCCAGGTTTTACCCAGTGAATGTGTGAGTGGACTGGTGGAGCTGGCTGGAAACCCAAACACCAACCCCTCCCTGACCAGCTCCATCATCTCTCTGCTGGCACAGCTAG CCTGTGATGATGACAGTCGGGAGATGCTTCACAGCAGCTATAACCTCACCAGCACCTTAGCCTCGGTCATCCACTGCCACAGCGTCACACCAGCAGACCCACTGGTACTGCAG tgtctgcagGTGCTGCAGAAACTGACGTACAGCACTCGCACCTTCCAGTCGACCAACTACATCCACGAGCTCATCGCCTTTCTCATGACCAACAT CCAGTCTCACAATGACGACATCATCATGCCGTGCCTCGGCCTCATGGCCAACCTGTGTCGTGACAACCACTCGGTGCAGAGCCACATCAAGTCTCTG gACAATGTGAAGCCGTTTTACCGCACACTGATCAACTTCCTGGCTCACAACAGCCTGACGGTGGTGGTCTTCACGTTGTCCATACTGTCCAGCCTCACCCTGAACGAGAAGGTTGGCGAGAAG CTCTTTGACGCAAAGAACATACATCAGACCTTCCAGCTTGTGTTCAACATCATTGTGAACGGCGACGGTACTCTGACAAGAAAATACTCAGTGGATCTCTTGGTGGACTTGTTGAAAAACTGCAAAATAGCAGAATTCCTCACAAG GTATCAGCACTTCTCAGCATGTTTGTCTCAGGTTTTAGGACTGTTGCAGTCAAAAGACCCAGATTCTGCAGCCAAG GTGTTGGAGCTGCTCCTGGCCATGTGCAGTGTCTCAGGTCTGCGCTCGCTCCTGTGTGACGTGGTTTTCAAACCGGCTGCAGCCAAACTCAGAGCCCCGGGCCGAAGGCAGGGGCCCGGTCTGGATAATGGGGGACGCAAGGAACAGTCTGGCCTCGCCCTGGTGCAGTGGCTGAGCTCGCCTGTGGAGGGCGCTGAATCTTGCTCTCTGCAGGCCCTGCACCTGTTGCATGAGCTACTGAAG GAGTCGTTGGGAGCAGATTCTATACCTGATCGTGTTGTGAGCTTCATAGAAATGCTGCTTCCAGTTCTGCTGGGGCTCCTGAGGGGCCTCGATCCTGCAAAGGGAGACGCTCACCTGAGAAAACACTGCCACCGCATCACACACGTCAACAGTTTGCTGCTTC TCCTGTGCACTGACGACTCCACCCGATCCATCGTGTCTCGTCAGGTGAGCGCTCAACTCTGCCTCTCGCAGGCGGAgtccctcctctcctgttgtcatggcaacaaccCTCTTACCTGTCTCCCTCCCGGCTCTGACAATGATCTCAG TCAGGTGTGTGCAGAAGCTCTGCTGAAGACTCTGGAGTTAATGAGCAAACTGAGGCAGCAGGTGAAGGACATGGAGACCAGCTTCTACAGGATGTTACAG GATCAGAGGATAGCGACTcccctctctctggctctgaCGTCCCACCACAGGCAGCGTGTGCAGACTGGACTCTCGCTGCTGTTTGAAGCCACCCCCCTCCCAGACTTCCCTTCGTTGGT TCTGGGAGAAAGCATCGCGGCCAACAACGCTTATCGCCCGAGGGATTGTGAGCTGTCCGTCAAACGTGTTGCTGTGCAGGAAGTCCCACCTCCCAGGGTAAACACGAGTGTACTGGACTCTTCCAGTGGAACCAGCAGGGGCGTCCACAGTCTGGTGGAGAAGATGCAGAATGGCCTGGGGgtaaaaact CTGCAGGAGCCGGTTAAAGACTCTCATGTGTCTGAGATCATCGATGTTTATGCACAGAAGATCTCAGCATTTGCG TCTCAGGAGAGTCGCCTGCAGGACCTTTTGGAGGCAAAGGCTCTCGCTCTTTCTCAGGCCGACCGTCTTCTCGCTCAGTTTCGCTTCCAACGAGCTCAAGCTGAGGCTGAG gcTCTTAAACTTGGCTCCTTGCTGAAGGAAGCCGAGCGGCGGCGCGAGGATCTGCAGAGCGAGCTCAGCAACCAGGTGCTGGAGGTGAAGCGCTCCAAGGCCGacatggaggagctgctgcagcacaacgCCAGACTGCAGCAGGACACTGAGGAGCACCAGGGTCTGAAAGGAGGATACAACGCCCTGCTCAACAG GTTCAATGAGAGCGAGCGGCTGCTGAGGGAGCAGCAGGTTGCTCACGTCGCTCTCACCAAACAGAGCGATGCTCTGAGGAAGAACCACGAagctctgcagctgcaacacGAAAA GATGGCATCAGagttggaggagagaggggagcaggTCAGATCTCTCCGTTCAGATCTACAGCAGAaaaacagtgacatcacag GTCTACGTGGTGAACTTCGGgccgaggaggagaaggtgaaggagaaggatcaggagaggagggaccTGGAGGACACGGTGGATGTTTTGAGGAAAGAACTTAACAAGACGGAGCAGGCGAGGAAGGACGCCAGCATCAAG GCGTcttctctggagctgcagaagaGCCAGCTGGAGACGAAGCTGAAGCAGAAAGAGGACGAGCTGAACAAACACTCAGCCATGATCTCCATGATCCACAGCCTCAGCAGCGGCAAGATGAAGAGCGACGTCAACCTGTCGCTTTGA
- the LOC117753567 gene encoding acetylcholine receptor subunit delta-like isoform X1, which yields MKLQLAALSTVFLLTLLSSECWGRNEEERLIHYLFQERGYNKELRPTERQQDAVDVYLALTLSNLISLKEVDETLLTNVWIDHTWTDYRLSWNSTEFDGIEMLRLPPSMVWLPEIVLENNNDAQFQVAYYSNVLVDLTGLCYWLPPAIFRSSCSINVNYFPFDWQNCTLKFTSLTYNAKEIRMLLKEEADETSKWTVEWIIIDPASFTENGEWEINHRPAKRNTYKHIPMESNKHQDITFYLVIKRKPLFYIVNIIIPCVLISFLASLVYYLPADSGEKMTLSISVLLAQSVFLLLISQRLPETSMSVPLIVKYLMFIMVLVTVVVLNCVVVLNLHFRTPSTHVMSDWTKKFFLERLPRILRMSHPSDEEPHWDRALPRRSSSVGYIAAAEEYYSFKSRSELMFEKQSVRHGLTTRTTHAAVVSPQDDGGMTEQLYAEIKPAVDGANYIIKHMRNKNDYNEEKDNWSGIARTVDRLCLFLVTPVMTLGTIIIFLMGICNHPPHLPFKGDTHDYREENPRLL from the exons ATGAAGCTTCAGCTTGCAGCACTCAGCACCGTGTTCCTCCTCACGCTGCTCTCATCTG agtgctGGGGCAGGAACGAGGAGGAGCGTCTGATTCACTACCTGTTTCAGGAGCGAGGATACAACAAAGAGCTGCGTCCCACGGAGAGGCAGCAGGACGCCGTCGACGTGTACCTCGCCCTCACGCTCTCCAACCTCATCTCTCTG AAAGAAGTAGATGAGACCCTGCTGACAAACGTATGGATCGATCAT ACGTGGACCGACTACCGGCTGTCGTGGAACTCCACAGAGTTCGATGGTATTGAGATGCTCCGCCTGCCGCCCAGCATGGTGTGGCTGCCAGAGATTGTGCTGGAAAACAA TAACGATGCCCAGTTCCAGGTGGCCTACTACAGCAACGTGCTGGTCGATCTCACCGGGCTCTGCTACTGGCTGCCTCCCGCCATCTTccgctcctcctgctccatcaaCGTCAACTACTTCCCCTTCGACTGGCAGAACTGCACGCTCAAATTCAC TTCTCTGACCTACAACGCCAAAGAGATCCGGATGCTGCTGAAAGAAGAGGCGGACGAAACCAGCAAGTGGACGGTGGAGTGGATCATCATCGACCCGGCCAGCTTCACAG AAAACGGCGAGTGGGAGATCAACCACCGACCGGCCAAGAGGAACACGTACAAACACATTCCCATGGAGAGCAACAAGCACCAGGACATCACCTTCTACCTGGTCATCAAACGCAAACCTCTCTTCTACATCGTCAACATCATCATCCCCTGTGTGCTCATCTCCTTCCTGGCCTCGCTCGTCTACTACCTGCCCGCTGACA gtggtgaGAAGATGACCTTGTCCATCTCTGTGCTCTTGgctcagtctgtgtttctgctgctgatttCTCAAAGACTCCCGGAGACTTCCATGTCTGTGCCACTTATTGTCAA gtatTTGATGTTCATCATGGTGCTGGTTACAGTGGTGGTGCTGAACTGTGTGGTCGTCCTCAACCTGCACTTCAGGACCCCGAGCACACACGTCATGTCTGACTGGACCAAGAAG TTCTTCCTGGAGCGCCTGCCCCGGATCCTGCGTATGTCCCACCCTTCGGACGAGGAGCCCCACTGGGATCGAGCGCTGCCCCGGCGGTCCAGCTCGGTGGGGTACATCGCCGCGGCGGAGGAGTACTACAGCTTCAAGTCCCGCAGCGAGCTGATGTTCGAGAAGCAGTCAGTGAGACACGGACTGACCACACGGACCACACACGCTGCAG TGGTGAGTCCACAGGACGACGGAGGGATGACAGAGCAGCTGTACGCAGAGATCAAGCCGGCGGTGGACGGAGCGAACTACATCATCAAACACATGCGCAACAAGAACGACTACAAcgag GAGAAAGACAACTGGAGCGGCATCGCTCGCACGGTGGATCGTCTCTGCCTCTTCCTGGTCACTCCGGTGATGACGCTCggcaccatcatcatcttcctgaTGGGAATCTGCAaccaccccccccacctgcCCTTTAAGGGAGACACACACGACTACAGAGAGGAAAACCCACGgctgctgtaa
- the LOC117753549 gene encoding protein CIP2A homolog isoform X2: MDLTTCLKSLLLAIQQYRGSRTTHNTAQLHKQVEEVSGLRCDQLLSSGQVLPSECVSGLVELAGNPNTNPSLTSSIISLLAQLACDDDSREMLHSSYNLTSTLASVIHCHSVTPADPLVLQCLQVLQKLTYSTRTFQSTNYIHELIAFLMTNIQSHNDDIIMPCLGLMANLCRDNHSVQSHIKSLDNVKPFYRTLINFLAHNSLTVVVFTLSILSSLTLNEKVGEKLFDAKNIHQTFQLVFNIIVNGDGTLTRKYSVDLLVDLLKNCKIAEFLTRYQHFSACLSQVLGLLQSKDPDSAAKVLELLLAMCSVSGLRSLLCDVVFKPAAAKLRAPGRRQGPGLDNGGRKEQSGLALVQWLSSPVEGAESCSLQALHLLHELLKESLGADSIPDRVVSFIEMLLPVLLGLLRGLDPAKGDAHLRKHCHRITHVNSLLLLLCTDDSTRSIVSRQVSAQLCLSQAESLLSCCHGNNPLTCLPPGSDNDLSQVCAEALLKTLELMSKLRQQVKDMETSFYRMLQDQRIATPLSLALTSHHRQRVQTGLSLLFEATPLPDFPSLVLGESIAANNAYRPRDCELSVKRVAVQEVPPPRVNTSVLDSSSGTSRGVHSLVEKMQNGLGLQEPVKDSHVSEIIDVYAQKISAFASQESRLQDLLEAKALALSQADRLLAQFRFQRAQAEAEALKLGSLLKEAERRREDLQSELSNQVLEVKRSKADMEELLQHNARLQQDTEEHQGLKGGYNALLNRFNESERLLREQQVAHVALTKQSDALRKNHEALQLQHEKMASELEERGEQVRSLRSDLQQKNSDITGLRGELRAEEEKVKEKDQERRDLEDTVDVLRKELNKTEQARKDASIKASSLELQKSQLETKLKQKEDELNKHSAMISMIHSLSSGKMKSDVNLSL; the protein is encoded by the exons ATGGACCTGACGACGTGTttgaagtccctgctgctggCCATCCAGCAGTACAGAGGCAGCAGGACGACACACAACACAGCGCAGCTACACAAACAAGTGGAG gaggtTTCAGGACTGAGATGTGACCAGCTGCTGTCCTCAGGCCAGGTTTTACCCAGTGAATGTGTGAGTGGACTGGTGGAGCTGGCTGGAAACCCAAACACCAACCCCTCCCTGACCAGCTCCATCATCTCTCTGCTGGCACAGCTAG CCTGTGATGATGACAGTCGGGAGATGCTTCACAGCAGCTATAACCTCACCAGCACCTTAGCCTCGGTCATCCACTGCCACAGCGTCACACCAGCAGACCCACTGGTACTGCAG tgtctgcagGTGCTGCAGAAACTGACGTACAGCACTCGCACCTTCCAGTCGACCAACTACATCCACGAGCTCATCGCCTTTCTCATGACCAACAT CCAGTCTCACAATGACGACATCATCATGCCGTGCCTCGGCCTCATGGCCAACCTGTGTCGTGACAACCACTCGGTGCAGAGCCACATCAAGTCTCTG gACAATGTGAAGCCGTTTTACCGCACACTGATCAACTTCCTGGCTCACAACAGCCTGACGGTGGTGGTCTTCACGTTGTCCATACTGTCCAGCCTCACCCTGAACGAGAAGGTTGGCGAGAAG CTCTTTGACGCAAAGAACATACATCAGACCTTCCAGCTTGTGTTCAACATCATTGTGAACGGCGACGGTACTCTGACAAGAAAATACTCAGTGGATCTCTTGGTGGACTTGTTGAAAAACTGCAAAATAGCAGAATTCCTCACAAG GTATCAGCACTTCTCAGCATGTTTGTCTCAGGTTTTAGGACTGTTGCAGTCAAAAGACCCAGATTCTGCAGCCAAG GTGTTGGAGCTGCTCCTGGCCATGTGCAGTGTCTCAGGTCTGCGCTCGCTCCTGTGTGACGTGGTTTTCAAACCGGCTGCAGCCAAACTCAGAGCCCCGGGCCGAAGGCAGGGGCCCGGTCTGGATAATGGGGGACGCAAGGAACAGTCTGGCCTCGCCCTGGTGCAGTGGCTGAGCTCGCCTGTGGAGGGCGCTGAATCTTGCTCTCTGCAGGCCCTGCACCTGTTGCATGAGCTACTGAAG GAGTCGTTGGGAGCAGATTCTATACCTGATCGTGTTGTGAGCTTCATAGAAATGCTGCTTCCAGTTCTGCTGGGGCTCCTGAGGGGCCTCGATCCTGCAAAGGGAGACGCTCACCTGAGAAAACACTGCCACCGCATCACACACGTCAACAGTTTGCTGCTTC TCCTGTGCACTGACGACTCCACCCGATCCATCGTGTCTCGTCAGGTGAGCGCTCAACTCTGCCTCTCGCAGGCGGAgtccctcctctcctgttgtcatggcaacaaccCTCTTACCTGTCTCCCTCCCGGCTCTGACAATGATCTCAG TCAGGTGTGTGCAGAAGCTCTGCTGAAGACTCTGGAGTTAATGAGCAAACTGAGGCAGCAGGTGAAGGACATGGAGACCAGCTTCTACAGGATGTTACAG GATCAGAGGATAGCGACTcccctctctctggctctgaCGTCCCACCACAGGCAGCGTGTGCAGACTGGACTCTCGCTGCTGTTTGAAGCCACCCCCCTCCCAGACTTCCCTTCGTTGGT TCTGGGAGAAAGCATCGCGGCCAACAACGCTTATCGCCCGAGGGATTGTGAGCTGTCCGTCAAACGTGTTGCTGTGCAGGAAGTCCCACCTCCCAGGGTAAACACGAGTGTACTGGACTCTTCCAGTGGAACCAGCAGGGGCGTCCACAGTCTGGTGGAGAAGATGCAGAATGGCCTGGGG CTGCAGGAGCCGGTTAAAGACTCTCATGTGTCTGAGATCATCGATGTTTATGCACAGAAGATCTCAGCATTTGCG TCTCAGGAGAGTCGCCTGCAGGACCTTTTGGAGGCAAAGGCTCTCGCTCTTTCTCAGGCCGACCGTCTTCTCGCTCAGTTTCGCTTCCAACGAGCTCAAGCTGAGGCTGAG gcTCTTAAACTTGGCTCCTTGCTGAAGGAAGCCGAGCGGCGGCGCGAGGATCTGCAGAGCGAGCTCAGCAACCAGGTGCTGGAGGTGAAGCGCTCCAAGGCCGacatggaggagctgctgcagcacaacgCCAGACTGCAGCAGGACACTGAGGAGCACCAGGGTCTGAAAGGAGGATACAACGCCCTGCTCAACAG GTTCAATGAGAGCGAGCGGCTGCTGAGGGAGCAGCAGGTTGCTCACGTCGCTCTCACCAAACAGAGCGATGCTCTGAGGAAGAACCACGAagctctgcagctgcaacacGAAAA GATGGCATCAGagttggaggagagaggggagcaggTCAGATCTCTCCGTTCAGATCTACAGCAGAaaaacagtgacatcacag GTCTACGTGGTGAACTTCGGgccgaggaggagaaggtgaaggagaaggatcaggagaggagggaccTGGAGGACACGGTGGATGTTTTGAGGAAAGAACTTAACAAGACGGAGCAGGCGAGGAAGGACGCCAGCATCAAG GCGTcttctctggagctgcagaagaGCCAGCTGGAGACGAAGCTGAAGCAGAAAGAGGACGAGCTGAACAAACACTCAGCCATGATCTCCATGATCCACAGCCTCAGCAGCGGCAAGATGAAGAGCGACGTCAACCTGTCGCTTTGA